In the genome of Misgurnus anguillicaudatus unplaced genomic scaffold, ASM2758022v2 HiC_scaffold_27, whole genome shotgun sequence, one region contains:
- the LOC141362487 gene encoding THO complex subunit 5 homolog isoform X4, translating into MSSDAVKKRKPKVIRNEGGTPETKRSREGDQVTCSAGLLPIGQRKLSAGKNQDVRVYNEEVELEGRDAQQDYILYKDTCAALAKLMAEIQELKASGAKDGSVEIEERRRQSSVHFITLKKLNRLAHMRLKKGRDQTHETKQRVDVLHLQLQNLLYEVMHLQKEIGKCLEFKSQHEEIELVSEQEFFQEAPEEISRPHITRDDQHQLTLARLDWELEQRKRLAEQYKTSLTSKEKIQKAIEQKKEYLSSLQPGLQNIMQASIPVQEYLSMPYERMQKQAEVARHLPPPLYVLLVQASAYGQACDKNLSVNISGDVDEAKALSRRPEESQDDESDSDAEEEQQNTKRRRGTVGVQMEDKRKEMLRRHPLSLCVDLKCKDNSVLHLYFYYLMNLNILTVKIKVSTSVDLSGAISSGELMNSDSLLNCLYASDHGRETPNPANRYQFDKVGINTFEDYVSELGHPYVWVQKLGGLQFSQAEMTGNALSASHMEKTMKLLKGRLQARLALHKQFSSLEHSIIPVSSECQHLFPAKVVSGLTRWTMMSYQEFTELSFVQHLLKVGLVSETDLFFMAVVERGTGENCAPRLMAAVVLNPRYPEVAPLFSLTLHWKGERSGRTDDNLRAIESEVNIFRGELQGPRPGFQLLTNQIQRLCVCLDVYLETENQVCDGSEGPKEFPREKMCLRTARGPSRLKPFKYNHPQGFFSHR; encoded by the exons ATGTCTTCAGACGCAGTGAAGAAGAGAAAACCTAAAGTGATCCGAAACGAAGGCGGCACTCCAGAAACCAAACGGAGTCGAGAGGGAGATCAG GTCACGTGTTCTGCAGGACTTCTTCCTATTGGACAGAGGAAGCTGTCTGCAGGAAAGAATCAG gatgtGCGTGTGTATAATGAGGAAGTGGAGCTGGAAGGCAGAGATGCACAGCAGGATTATATCCTGTATAAAGACACGTGTGCCGCTCTGGCTAAACTGATGGCAGAAATCCAGGAGCTGAAAGCCAGCGGTGCTAAAGACGGG AGTGTGGAAATCGAGGAGAGACGCAGACAAAGcagtgttcattttattactctGAAGAAACTCAACCGTCTGGCGCACATGAGACTGAAGAAAGGCCGAGATCAGACGCATGAG ACGAAGCAGCGTGTTGATGTTCTTCACCTGCAGCTTCAGAATCTTCTCTATGAGGTCATGCATCTGCAAAAAGAGATCGGCAAATGTCTCGAATTCAA GTCTCAGCATGAGGAGATCGAGCTAGTCAGCGAGCAGGAGTTCTTCCAGGAGGCTCCAGAGGAGATCTCACGACCTCACATCACTCGAGATGACcaacaccagctcaccctagcTCGCCTGGACTGGGAATTGGAGCAGAGGAAGAG GTTGGCGGAGCAGTATAAGACGTCTCTGACCAGTAAGGAGAAGATCCAGAAAGCTATCGAGCAGAAGAAAGAATATCTGAGCAGCCTTCAGCCTGGACTGCAAAACATCATGCAG GCATCTATACCGGTGCAGGAGTATCTCTCGATGCCGTACGAGCGCATGCAGAAACAGGCCGAGGTGGCGCGTCACCTGCCCCCTCCGCTTTACGTGTTGTTGGTGCAGGCGAGCGCGTACGGACAGGCTTGCG acaaaaatctgTCCGTGAACATCAGTGGAGACGTGGACGAGGCCAAAGCTCTCTCCAGACGCCCAGAAGAATCACaag ATGATGAAAGTGATTCAGATGCTGAAGAGGAGCAGCAGAATACA AAGCGTCGCAGAGGAACAGTTGGCGTTCAGATGGAGGACAAGCGTAAAGAGATGTTAAGACGTCACCCTCTTTCGCTTTGCGTGGACCTTAAGTGTAAAG ACAACAGTGTTTTGCATCTGTACTTTTATTACCTCATGAACCTCAACATACTCACTGTGAAGATCAAAGTTTCCACGTCTGTGGATTTGTCAGGAGCCATCAGTTCGGG GGAGCTGATGAACTCGGACAGTTTGCTGAACTGTCTTTATGCGTCCGATCACGGCCGGGAGACGCCCAACCCTGCCAACCGTTATCAGTTTGATAAAGTCGG AATCAATACATTTGAGGATTACGTCTCAGAATTGGGACATCCGTACGTTTGGGTGCAGAAACTGGGCGGCCTTCAGTTCTCACAG GCTGAGATGACGGGTAACGCTCTTAGTGCCAGTCACATGGAGAAAACTATGAAACTGCTCAAAGGACGTCTGCAGGCCAGACTGGCTCTACATAAACAGTTCAGCTCACTCG AGCACAGCATTATTCCAGTCTCCAGCGAATGCCAGCATCTCTTCCCTGCCAAAGTGGTTTCCGGCCTCACACGCTGGACCATGATGAGCTACCAGGAATTCACT GAGTTGAGCTTCGTGCAGCACCTGCTGAAGGTCGGTCTGGTAAGCGAGACGGATCTGTTCTTCATGGCTGTGGTGGAGAGAGGCACGGGTGAGAACTGTGCTC CTCGTCTGATGGCCGCTGTGGTATTGAACCCTCGATATCCCGAAGTCGCACCCCTCTTCTCGCTCACTCTTCACTGGAAAGGAGAACGAAGCGGCCGCACGGACGATAACCTCCGG GCGATAGAGAGCGAGGTAAACATCTTCCGGGGCGAGCTGCAGGGGCCACGCCCAGGCTTCCAGCTTCTGACCAATCAGATCCAGcgtctctgtgtgtgtctggatgTGTACCTGGAGACGGAGAACCAAGTGTGTGATGGTTCGGAGGGACCTAAAGAATTCCCGAGAGAGAAGATGTGCTTACGTACTGCCAG GGGTCCCAGTCGCCTGAAGCCCTTTAAGTACAATCATCCTCAGGGCTTCTTCAGTCATCGCTGA
- the LOC141362487 gene encoding THO complex subunit 5 homolog isoform X5 — translation MSSDAVKKRKPKVIRNEGGTPETKRSREGDQDVRVYNEEVELEGRDAQQDYILYKDTCAALAKLMAEIQELKASGAKDGSVEIEERRRQSSVHFITLKKLNRLAHMRLKKGRDQTHETKQRVDVLHLQLQNLLYEVMHLQKEIGKCLEFKSQHEEIELVSEQEFFQEAPEEISRPHITRDDQHQLTLARLDWELEQRKRLAEQYKTSLTSKEKIQKAIEQKKEYLSSLQPGLQNIMQASIPVQEYLSMPYERMQKQAEVARHLPPPLYVLLVQASAYGQACDKNLSVNISGDVDEAKALSRRPEESQDDESDSDAEEEQQNTKRRRGTVGVQMEDKRKEMLRRHPLSLCVDLKCKDNSVLHLYFYYLMNLNILTVKIKVSTSVDLSGAISSGELMNSDSLLNCLYASDHGRETPNPANRYQFDKVGINTFEDYVSELGHPYVWVQKLGGLQFSQAEMTGNALSASHMEKTMKLLKGRLQARLALHKQFSSLEHSIIPVSSECQHLFPAKVVSGLTRWTMMSYQEFTELSFVQHLLKVGLVSETDLFFMAVVERGTARLMAAVVLNPRYPEVAPLFSLTLHWKGERSGRTDDNLRAIESEVNIFRGELQGPRPGFQLLTNQIQRLCVCLDVYLETENQVCDGSEGPKEFPREKMCLRTARGPSRLKPFKYNHPQGFFSHR, via the exons ATGTCTTCAGACGCAGTGAAGAAGAGAAAACCTAAAGTGATCCGAAACGAAGGCGGCACTCCAGAAACCAAACGGAGTCGAGAGGGAGATCAG gatgtGCGTGTGTATAATGAGGAAGTGGAGCTGGAAGGCAGAGATGCACAGCAGGATTATATCCTGTATAAAGACACGTGTGCCGCTCTGGCTAAACTGATGGCAGAAATCCAGGAGCTGAAAGCCAGCGGTGCTAAAGACGGG AGTGTGGAAATCGAGGAGAGACGCAGACAAAGcagtgttcattttattactctGAAGAAACTCAACCGTCTGGCGCACATGAGACTGAAGAAAGGCCGAGATCAGACGCATGAG ACGAAGCAGCGTGTTGATGTTCTTCACCTGCAGCTTCAGAATCTTCTCTATGAGGTCATGCATCTGCAAAAAGAGATCGGCAAATGTCTCGAATTCAA GTCTCAGCATGAGGAGATCGAGCTAGTCAGCGAGCAGGAGTTCTTCCAGGAGGCTCCAGAGGAGATCTCACGACCTCACATCACTCGAGATGACcaacaccagctcaccctagcTCGCCTGGACTGGGAATTGGAGCAGAGGAAGAG GTTGGCGGAGCAGTATAAGACGTCTCTGACCAGTAAGGAGAAGATCCAGAAAGCTATCGAGCAGAAGAAAGAATATCTGAGCAGCCTTCAGCCTGGACTGCAAAACATCATGCAG GCATCTATACCGGTGCAGGAGTATCTCTCGATGCCGTACGAGCGCATGCAGAAACAGGCCGAGGTGGCGCGTCACCTGCCCCCTCCGCTTTACGTGTTGTTGGTGCAGGCGAGCGCGTACGGACAGGCTTGCG acaaaaatctgTCCGTGAACATCAGTGGAGACGTGGACGAGGCCAAAGCTCTCTCCAGACGCCCAGAAGAATCACaag ATGATGAAAGTGATTCAGATGCTGAAGAGGAGCAGCAGAATACA AAGCGTCGCAGAGGAACAGTTGGCGTTCAGATGGAGGACAAGCGTAAAGAGATGTTAAGACGTCACCCTCTTTCGCTTTGCGTGGACCTTAAGTGTAAAG ACAACAGTGTTTTGCATCTGTACTTTTATTACCTCATGAACCTCAACATACTCACTGTGAAGATCAAAGTTTCCACGTCTGTGGATTTGTCAGGAGCCATCAGTTCGGG GGAGCTGATGAACTCGGACAGTTTGCTGAACTGTCTTTATGCGTCCGATCACGGCCGGGAGACGCCCAACCCTGCCAACCGTTATCAGTTTGATAAAGTCGG AATCAATACATTTGAGGATTACGTCTCAGAATTGGGACATCCGTACGTTTGGGTGCAGAAACTGGGCGGCCTTCAGTTCTCACAG GCTGAGATGACGGGTAACGCTCTTAGTGCCAGTCACATGGAGAAAACTATGAAACTGCTCAAAGGACGTCTGCAGGCCAGACTGGCTCTACATAAACAGTTCAGCTCACTCG AGCACAGCATTATTCCAGTCTCCAGCGAATGCCAGCATCTCTTCCCTGCCAAAGTGGTTTCCGGCCTCACACGCTGGACCATGATGAGCTACCAGGAATTCACT GAGTTGAGCTTCGTGCAGCACCTGCTGAAGGTCGGTCTGGTAAGCGAGACGGATCTGTTCTTCATGGCTGTGGTGGAGAGAGGCACGG CTCGTCTGATGGCCGCTGTGGTATTGAACCCTCGATATCCCGAAGTCGCACCCCTCTTCTCGCTCACTCTTCACTGGAAAGGAGAACGAAGCGGCCGCACGGACGATAACCTCCGG GCGATAGAGAGCGAGGTAAACATCTTCCGGGGCGAGCTGCAGGGGCCACGCCCAGGCTTCCAGCTTCTGACCAATCAGATCCAGcgtctctgtgtgtgtctggatgTGTACCTGGAGACGGAGAACCAAGTGTGTGATGGTTCGGAGGGACCTAAAGAATTCCCGAGAGAGAAGATGTGCTTACGTACTGCCAG GGGTCCCAGTCGCCTGAAGCCCTTTAAGTACAATCATCCTCAGGGCTTCTTCAGTCATCGCTGA
- the LOC141362487 gene encoding THO complex subunit 5 homolog isoform X2 gives MSSDAVKKRKPKVIRNEGGTPETKRSREGDQLSAVSKHVKLRKVRLREVQVTCSAGLLPIGQRKLSAGKNQDVRVYNEEVELEGRDAQQDYILYKDTCAALAKLMAEIQELKASGAKDGSVEIEERRRQSSVHFITLKKLNRLAHMRLKKGRDQTHETKQRVDVLHLQLQNLLYEVMHLQKEIGKCLEFKSQHEEIELVSEQEFFQEAPEEISRPHITRDDQHQLTLARLDWELEQRKRLAEQYKTSLTSKEKIQKAIEQKKEYLSSLQPGLQNIMQASIPVQEYLSMPYERMQKQAEVARHLPPPLYVLLVQASAYGQACDKNLSVNISGDVDEAKALSRRPEESQDDESDSDAEEEQQNTKRRRGTVGVQMEDKRKEMLRRHPLSLCVDLKCKDNSVLHLYFYYLMNLNILTVKIKVSTSVDLSGAISSGELMNSDSLLNCLYASDHGRETPNPANRYQFDKVGINTFEDYVSELGHPYVWVQKLGGLQFSQAEMTGNALSASHMEKTMKLLKGRLQARLALHKQFSSLEHSIIPVSSECQHLFPAKVVSGLTRWTMMSYQEFTELSFVQHLLKVGLVSETDLFFMAVVERGTGENCAPRLMAAVVLNPRYPEVAPLFSLTLHWKGERSGRTDDNLRAIESEVNIFRGELQGPRPGFQLLTNQIQRLCVCLDVYLETENQVCDGSEGPKEFPREKMCLRTARGPSRLKPFKYNHPQGFFSHR, from the exons ATGTCTTCAGACGCAGTGAAGAAGAGAAAACCTAAAGTGATCCGAAACGAAGGCGGCACTCCAGAAACCAAACGGAGTCGAGAGGGAGATCAG CTCAGTGCAGTCAGTAAACATGTCAAATTGAGGAAGGTCAGGTTGAGGGAGGTTCAG GTCACGTGTTCTGCAGGACTTCTTCCTATTGGACAGAGGAAGCTGTCTGCAGGAAAGAATCAG gatgtGCGTGTGTATAATGAGGAAGTGGAGCTGGAAGGCAGAGATGCACAGCAGGATTATATCCTGTATAAAGACACGTGTGCCGCTCTGGCTAAACTGATGGCAGAAATCCAGGAGCTGAAAGCCAGCGGTGCTAAAGACGGG AGTGTGGAAATCGAGGAGAGACGCAGACAAAGcagtgttcattttattactctGAAGAAACTCAACCGTCTGGCGCACATGAGACTGAAGAAAGGCCGAGATCAGACGCATGAG ACGAAGCAGCGTGTTGATGTTCTTCACCTGCAGCTTCAGAATCTTCTCTATGAGGTCATGCATCTGCAAAAAGAGATCGGCAAATGTCTCGAATTCAA GTCTCAGCATGAGGAGATCGAGCTAGTCAGCGAGCAGGAGTTCTTCCAGGAGGCTCCAGAGGAGATCTCACGACCTCACATCACTCGAGATGACcaacaccagctcaccctagcTCGCCTGGACTGGGAATTGGAGCAGAGGAAGAG GTTGGCGGAGCAGTATAAGACGTCTCTGACCAGTAAGGAGAAGATCCAGAAAGCTATCGAGCAGAAGAAAGAATATCTGAGCAGCCTTCAGCCTGGACTGCAAAACATCATGCAG GCATCTATACCGGTGCAGGAGTATCTCTCGATGCCGTACGAGCGCATGCAGAAACAGGCCGAGGTGGCGCGTCACCTGCCCCCTCCGCTTTACGTGTTGTTGGTGCAGGCGAGCGCGTACGGACAGGCTTGCG acaaaaatctgTCCGTGAACATCAGTGGAGACGTGGACGAGGCCAAAGCTCTCTCCAGACGCCCAGAAGAATCACaag ATGATGAAAGTGATTCAGATGCTGAAGAGGAGCAGCAGAATACA AAGCGTCGCAGAGGAACAGTTGGCGTTCAGATGGAGGACAAGCGTAAAGAGATGTTAAGACGTCACCCTCTTTCGCTTTGCGTGGACCTTAAGTGTAAAG ACAACAGTGTTTTGCATCTGTACTTTTATTACCTCATGAACCTCAACATACTCACTGTGAAGATCAAAGTTTCCACGTCTGTGGATTTGTCAGGAGCCATCAGTTCGGG GGAGCTGATGAACTCGGACAGTTTGCTGAACTGTCTTTATGCGTCCGATCACGGCCGGGAGACGCCCAACCCTGCCAACCGTTATCAGTTTGATAAAGTCGG AATCAATACATTTGAGGATTACGTCTCAGAATTGGGACATCCGTACGTTTGGGTGCAGAAACTGGGCGGCCTTCAGTTCTCACAG GCTGAGATGACGGGTAACGCTCTTAGTGCCAGTCACATGGAGAAAACTATGAAACTGCTCAAAGGACGTCTGCAGGCCAGACTGGCTCTACATAAACAGTTCAGCTCACTCG AGCACAGCATTATTCCAGTCTCCAGCGAATGCCAGCATCTCTTCCCTGCCAAAGTGGTTTCCGGCCTCACACGCTGGACCATGATGAGCTACCAGGAATTCACT GAGTTGAGCTTCGTGCAGCACCTGCTGAAGGTCGGTCTGGTAAGCGAGACGGATCTGTTCTTCATGGCTGTGGTGGAGAGAGGCACGGGTGAGAACTGTGCTC CTCGTCTGATGGCCGCTGTGGTATTGAACCCTCGATATCCCGAAGTCGCACCCCTCTTCTCGCTCACTCTTCACTGGAAAGGAGAACGAAGCGGCCGCACGGACGATAACCTCCGG GCGATAGAGAGCGAGGTAAACATCTTCCGGGGCGAGCTGCAGGGGCCACGCCCAGGCTTCCAGCTTCTGACCAATCAGATCCAGcgtctctgtgtgtgtctggatgTGTACCTGGAGACGGAGAACCAAGTGTGTGATGGTTCGGAGGGACCTAAAGAATTCCCGAGAGAGAAGATGTGCTTACGTACTGCCAG GGGTCCCAGTCGCCTGAAGCCCTTTAAGTACAATCATCCTCAGGGCTTCTTCAGTCATCGCTGA
- the LOC141362487 gene encoding THO complex subunit 5 homolog isoform X6: MSSDAVKKRKPKVIRNEGGTPETKRSREGDQDVRVYNEEVELEGRDAQQDYILYKDTCAALAKLMAEIQELKASGAKDGSVEIEERRRQSSVHFITLKKLNRLAHMRLKKGRDQTHETKQRVDVLHLQLQNLLYEVMHLQKEIGKCLEFKSQHEEIELVSEQEFFQEAPEEISRPHITRDDQHQLTLARLDWELEQRKRLAEQYKTSLTSKEKIQKAIEQKKEYLSSLQPGLQNIMQASIPVQEYLSMPYERMQKQAEVARHLPPPLYVLLVQASAYGQACDKNLSVNISGDVDEAKALSRRPEESQDDESDSDAEEEQQNTKRRRGTVGVQMEDKRKEMLRRHPLSLCVDLKCKDNSVLHLYFYYLMNLNILTVKIKVSTSVDLSGAISSGELMNSDSLLNCLYASDHGRETPNPANRYQFDKVGINTFEDYVSELGHPYVWVQKLGGLQFSQAEMTGNALSASHMEKTMKLLKGRLQARLALHKQFSSLEHSIIPVSSECQHLFPAKVVSGLTRWTMMSYQEFTELSFVQHLLKVGLVSETDLFFMAVVERGTGENCAPRLMAAVVLNPRYPEVAPLFSLTLHWKGERSGRTDDNLRAIESEVNIFRGELQGPRPGFQLLTNQIQRLCVCLDVYLETENQVCDGSEGPKEFPREKMCLRTARGPSRLKPFKYNHPQGFFSHR, from the exons ATGTCTTCAGACGCAGTGAAGAAGAGAAAACCTAAAGTGATCCGAAACGAAGGCGGCACTCCAGAAACCAAACGGAGTCGAGAGGGAGATCAG gatgtGCGTGTGTATAATGAGGAAGTGGAGCTGGAAGGCAGAGATGCACAGCAGGATTATATCCTGTATAAAGACACGTGTGCCGCTCTGGCTAAACTGATGGCAGAAATCCAGGAGCTGAAAGCCAGCGGTGCTAAAGACGGG AGTGTGGAAATCGAGGAGAGACGCAGACAAAGcagtgttcattttattactctGAAGAAACTCAACCGTCTGGCGCACATGAGACTGAAGAAAGGCCGAGATCAGACGCATGAG ACGAAGCAGCGTGTTGATGTTCTTCACCTGCAGCTTCAGAATCTTCTCTATGAGGTCATGCATCTGCAAAAAGAGATCGGCAAATGTCTCGAATTCAA GTCTCAGCATGAGGAGATCGAGCTAGTCAGCGAGCAGGAGTTCTTCCAGGAGGCTCCAGAGGAGATCTCACGACCTCACATCACTCGAGATGACcaacaccagctcaccctagcTCGCCTGGACTGGGAATTGGAGCAGAGGAAGAG GTTGGCGGAGCAGTATAAGACGTCTCTGACCAGTAAGGAGAAGATCCAGAAAGCTATCGAGCAGAAGAAAGAATATCTGAGCAGCCTTCAGCCTGGACTGCAAAACATCATGCAG GCATCTATACCGGTGCAGGAGTATCTCTCGATGCCGTACGAGCGCATGCAGAAACAGGCCGAGGTGGCGCGTCACCTGCCCCCTCCGCTTTACGTGTTGTTGGTGCAGGCGAGCGCGTACGGACAGGCTTGCG acaaaaatctgTCCGTGAACATCAGTGGAGACGTGGACGAGGCCAAAGCTCTCTCCAGACGCCCAGAAGAATCACaag ATGATGAAAGTGATTCAGATGCTGAAGAGGAGCAGCAGAATACA AAGCGTCGCAGAGGAACAGTTGGCGTTCAGATGGAGGACAAGCGTAAAGAGATGTTAAGACGTCACCCTCTTTCGCTTTGCGTGGACCTTAAGTGTAAAG ACAACAGTGTTTTGCATCTGTACTTTTATTACCTCATGAACCTCAACATACTCACTGTGAAGATCAAAGTTTCCACGTCTGTGGATTTGTCAGGAGCCATCAGTTCGGG GGAGCTGATGAACTCGGACAGTTTGCTGAACTGTCTTTATGCGTCCGATCACGGCCGGGAGACGCCCAACCCTGCCAACCGTTATCAGTTTGATAAAGTCGG AATCAATACATTTGAGGATTACGTCTCAGAATTGGGACATCCGTACGTTTGGGTGCAGAAACTGGGCGGCCTTCAGTTCTCACAG GCTGAGATGACGGGTAACGCTCTTAGTGCCAGTCACATGGAGAAAACTATGAAACTGCTCAAAGGACGTCTGCAGGCCAGACTGGCTCTACATAAACAGTTCAGCTCACTCG AGCACAGCATTATTCCAGTCTCCAGCGAATGCCAGCATCTCTTCCCTGCCAAAGTGGTTTCCGGCCTCACACGCTGGACCATGATGAGCTACCAGGAATTCACT GAGTTGAGCTTCGTGCAGCACCTGCTGAAGGTCGGTCTGGTAAGCGAGACGGATCTGTTCTTCATGGCTGTGGTGGAGAGAGGCACGGGTGAGAACTGTGCTC CTCGTCTGATGGCCGCTGTGGTATTGAACCCTCGATATCCCGAAGTCGCACCCCTCTTCTCGCTCACTCTTCACTGGAAAGGAGAACGAAGCGGCCGCACGGACGATAACCTCCGG GCGATAGAGAGCGAGGTAAACATCTTCCGGGGCGAGCTGCAGGGGCCACGCCCAGGCTTCCAGCTTCTGACCAATCAGATCCAGcgtctctgtgtgtgtctggatgTGTACCTGGAGACGGAGAACCAAGTGTGTGATGGTTCGGAGGGACCTAAAGAATTCCCGAGAGAGAAGATGTGCTTACGTACTGCCAG GGGTCCCAGTCGCCTGAAGCCCTTTAAGTACAATCATCCTCAGGGCTTCTTCAGTCATCGCTGA
- the LOC141362487 gene encoding THO complex subunit 5 homolog isoform X1, translating into MSSDAVKKRKPKVIRNEGGTPETKRSREGDQLSAVSKHVKLRKVRLREVQVTCSAGLLPIGQRKLSAGKNQDVRVYNEEVELEGRDAQQDYILYKDTCAALAKLMAEIQELKASGAKDGSVEIEERRRQSSVHFITLKKLNRLAHMRLKKGRDQTHETKQRVDVLHLQLQNLLYEVMHLQKEIGKCLEFKSQHEEIELVSEQEFFQEAPEEISRPHITRDDQHQLTLARLDWELEQRKRLAEQYKTSLTSKEKIQKAIEQKKEYLSSLQPGLQNIMQASIPVQEYLSMPYERMQKQAEVARHLPPPLYVLLVQASAYGQACDKNLSVNISGDVDEAKALSRRPEESQDDESDSDAEEEQQNTKRRRGTVGVQMEDKRKEMLRRHPLSLCVDLKCKDNSVLHLYFYYLMNLNILTVKIKVSTSVDLSGAISSGELMNSDSLLNCLYASDHGRETPNPANRYQFDKVGINTFEDYVSELGHPYVWVQKLGGLQFSQAEMTGNALSASHMEKTMKLLKGRLQARLALHKQFSSLEHSIIPVSSECQHLFPAKVVSGLTRWTMMSYQEFTELSFVQHLLKVGLVSETDLFFMAVVERGTARLMAAVVLNPRYPEVAPLFSLTLHWKGERSGRTDDNLRAIESEVNIFRGELQGPRPGFQLLTNQIQRLCVCLDVYLETENQVCDGSEGPKEFPREKMCLRTARGPSRLKPFKYNHPQGFFSHR; encoded by the exons ATGTCTTCAGACGCAGTGAAGAAGAGAAAACCTAAAGTGATCCGAAACGAAGGCGGCACTCCAGAAACCAAACGGAGTCGAGAGGGAGATCAG CTCAGTGCAGTCAGTAAACATGTCAAATTGAGGAAGGTCAGGTTGAGGGAGGTTCAG GTCACGTGTTCTGCAGGACTTCTTCCTATTGGACAGAGGAAGCTGTCTGCAGGAAAGAATCAG gatgtGCGTGTGTATAATGAGGAAGTGGAGCTGGAAGGCAGAGATGCACAGCAGGATTATATCCTGTATAAAGACACGTGTGCCGCTCTGGCTAAACTGATGGCAGAAATCCAGGAGCTGAAAGCCAGCGGTGCTAAAGACGGG AGTGTGGAAATCGAGGAGAGACGCAGACAAAGcagtgttcattttattactctGAAGAAACTCAACCGTCTGGCGCACATGAGACTGAAGAAAGGCCGAGATCAGACGCATGAG ACGAAGCAGCGTGTTGATGTTCTTCACCTGCAGCTTCAGAATCTTCTCTATGAGGTCATGCATCTGCAAAAAGAGATCGGCAAATGTCTCGAATTCAA GTCTCAGCATGAGGAGATCGAGCTAGTCAGCGAGCAGGAGTTCTTCCAGGAGGCTCCAGAGGAGATCTCACGACCTCACATCACTCGAGATGACcaacaccagctcaccctagcTCGCCTGGACTGGGAATTGGAGCAGAGGAAGAG GTTGGCGGAGCAGTATAAGACGTCTCTGACCAGTAAGGAGAAGATCCAGAAAGCTATCGAGCAGAAGAAAGAATATCTGAGCAGCCTTCAGCCTGGACTGCAAAACATCATGCAG GCATCTATACCGGTGCAGGAGTATCTCTCGATGCCGTACGAGCGCATGCAGAAACAGGCCGAGGTGGCGCGTCACCTGCCCCCTCCGCTTTACGTGTTGTTGGTGCAGGCGAGCGCGTACGGACAGGCTTGCG acaaaaatctgTCCGTGAACATCAGTGGAGACGTGGACGAGGCCAAAGCTCTCTCCAGACGCCCAGAAGAATCACaag ATGATGAAAGTGATTCAGATGCTGAAGAGGAGCAGCAGAATACA AAGCGTCGCAGAGGAACAGTTGGCGTTCAGATGGAGGACAAGCGTAAAGAGATGTTAAGACGTCACCCTCTTTCGCTTTGCGTGGACCTTAAGTGTAAAG ACAACAGTGTTTTGCATCTGTACTTTTATTACCTCATGAACCTCAACATACTCACTGTGAAGATCAAAGTTTCCACGTCTGTGGATTTGTCAGGAGCCATCAGTTCGGG GGAGCTGATGAACTCGGACAGTTTGCTGAACTGTCTTTATGCGTCCGATCACGGCCGGGAGACGCCCAACCCTGCCAACCGTTATCAGTTTGATAAAGTCGG AATCAATACATTTGAGGATTACGTCTCAGAATTGGGACATCCGTACGTTTGGGTGCAGAAACTGGGCGGCCTTCAGTTCTCACAG GCTGAGATGACGGGTAACGCTCTTAGTGCCAGTCACATGGAGAAAACTATGAAACTGCTCAAAGGACGTCTGCAGGCCAGACTGGCTCTACATAAACAGTTCAGCTCACTCG AGCACAGCATTATTCCAGTCTCCAGCGAATGCCAGCATCTCTTCCCTGCCAAAGTGGTTTCCGGCCTCACACGCTGGACCATGATGAGCTACCAGGAATTCACT GAGTTGAGCTTCGTGCAGCACCTGCTGAAGGTCGGTCTGGTAAGCGAGACGGATCTGTTCTTCATGGCTGTGGTGGAGAGAGGCACGG CTCGTCTGATGGCCGCTGTGGTATTGAACCCTCGATATCCCGAAGTCGCACCCCTCTTCTCGCTCACTCTTCACTGGAAAGGAGAACGAAGCGGCCGCACGGACGATAACCTCCGG GCGATAGAGAGCGAGGTAAACATCTTCCGGGGCGAGCTGCAGGGGCCACGCCCAGGCTTCCAGCTTCTGACCAATCAGATCCAGcgtctctgtgtgtgtctggatgTGTACCTGGAGACGGAGAACCAAGTGTGTGATGGTTCGGAGGGACCTAAAGAATTCCCGAGAGAGAAGATGTGCTTACGTACTGCCAG GGGTCCCAGTCGCCTGAAGCCCTTTAAGTACAATCATCCTCAGGGCTTCTTCAGTCATCGCTGA